One Cellulomonas sp. NS3 genomic region harbors:
- a CDS encoding D-sedoheptulose-7-phosphate isomerase → MSTQSWIEEHTGELTRALRWLGDQSWLVERWGAELADRLVAGHRVLVAGNGGSAAEAQHLTSELVGRFLADRRPFSALSLCAESSSVTAIVNDYGADEMFARQVEAHGRPGDVLVLLSTSGRSPNILRAAERGQALGLRVWALTGVAPNPLVGRSHEALAVPAPSTAAVQAAHLVAIHALCAAFDARVEQHDAGLAGVDAPSAAVVGPPPAPPGPAVPGPPAPALDRRSLDGTGARA, encoded by the coding sequence ATGAGCACGCAGTCGTGGATCGAGGAGCACACCGGCGAGCTCACGCGCGCGCTGCGCTGGCTCGGGGACCAGAGCTGGCTCGTCGAGCGCTGGGGCGCCGAGCTCGCCGACCGCCTCGTCGCGGGGCACCGCGTGCTCGTGGCGGGCAACGGGGGCAGCGCCGCGGAGGCGCAGCACCTCACGAGCGAGCTCGTCGGGCGCTTCCTCGCCGACCGGCGGCCGTTCTCCGCGCTGTCGCTGTGCGCCGAGAGCTCGAGCGTCACCGCGATCGTCAACGACTACGGCGCCGACGAGATGTTCGCCCGGCAGGTCGAGGCGCACGGCCGCCCCGGCGACGTGCTCGTGCTGCTCTCCACGTCGGGGCGCAGCCCGAACATCCTGCGCGCGGCCGAGCGCGGCCAGGCGCTCGGGCTGCGCGTGTGGGCGCTGACGGGCGTCGCGCCGAACCCGCTGGTCGGGCGCTCGCACGAGGCGCTCGCCGTGCCCGCGCCGTCGACGGCCGCGGTGCAGGCCGCGCACCTCGTCGCGATCCACGCGCTGTGCGCGGCGTTCGACGCGCGCGTCGAGCAGCACGACGCGGGGCTCGCCGGGGTGGATGCCCCGTCGGCCGCGGTGGTGGGACCGCCCCCAGCGCCCCCAGGGCCCGCGGTGCCCGGTCCGCCCGCACCCGCGCTCGACCGCCGGTCCCTCGACGGCACCGGCGCGCGCGCATGA
- a CDS encoding glycosyltransferase, producing the protein MRIAMVSEHASPLATLGGVDAGGQNVHVAALAEHLARLGHRVDVYTRRDDASLPRVVEMRPGVRVVHVSAGPARALPKDELLPYMTELGDELAREWREHGAPDVVHAHFWMSGLAALRAAAVTGPPVVQTFHALGSVKRRHQGERDTSPAGRADVEAQIARTVTRVVATCTDELAELVRLGVPASRVSVVPCGVDVTHFRPPRPEDAVPPLQDGRFRMLSVGRLVERKGVDNAVRALPLLPDVELAVVGGPAQEEVRDDPEGRRLWQLAVDLRVEDRVRFLGRVAHDDMPAVLRSAHVVVATPWYEPFGIVPLEAAACGRPVVASAVGGMLDTVQDGTTGVLVPPRDALALARAVRSVVDDPEHAVELGTAARRRAVRRYGWDRVAQQTARVYRELLSAGRVAHVVEEQAV; encoded by the coding sequence ATGAGGATCGCGATGGTGTCGGAGCACGCCAGCCCGCTCGCCACGCTCGGTGGCGTCGACGCCGGCGGGCAGAACGTCCACGTCGCCGCGCTCGCCGAGCACCTCGCGAGGCTGGGTCACCGGGTCGACGTGTACACCCGGCGCGACGACGCGTCCCTGCCGCGGGTCGTCGAGATGCGCCCGGGCGTGCGGGTCGTGCACGTGAGCGCGGGGCCGGCGCGGGCGCTGCCGAAGGACGAGCTGCTCCCCTACATGACCGAGCTCGGCGACGAGCTCGCGCGGGAGTGGCGGGAGCACGGCGCACCCGACGTGGTGCACGCGCACTTCTGGATGTCCGGGCTCGCCGCGCTGCGGGCCGCCGCCGTGACGGGCCCGCCCGTGGTGCAGACGTTCCACGCGCTCGGGTCCGTCAAGCGCCGTCACCAGGGCGAGCGCGACACGAGCCCCGCGGGGCGCGCCGACGTCGAGGCCCAGATCGCCCGGACCGTCACGCGGGTCGTCGCGACGTGCACCGACGAGCTCGCCGAGCTCGTGCGGCTCGGCGTCCCCGCCTCGCGCGTGTCGGTCGTGCCGTGCGGCGTGGACGTCACGCACTTCCGGCCACCGCGACCGGAGGACGCCGTCCCGCCGCTGCAGGACGGGCGGTTCCGGATGCTGTCCGTGGGCCGGCTCGTCGAGCGCAAGGGTGTCGACAACGCCGTGCGCGCGCTGCCGCTCCTGCCCGACGTCGAGCTCGCCGTGGTCGGCGGGCCCGCGCAGGAGGAGGTGCGCGACGACCCCGAGGGCCGGCGCCTGTGGCAGCTCGCGGTCGACCTGCGGGTCGAGGACCGGGTCCGGTTCCTCGGGCGCGTCGCGCACGACGACATGCCGGCCGTGCTGCGGTCCGCGCACGTCGTGGTCGCGACCCCCTGGTACGAGCCGTTCGGGATCGTCCCGCTCGAGGCCGCGGCGTGCGGGCGACCCGTCGTGGCGAGCGCCGTCGGCGGGATGCTCGACACCGTCCAGGACGGCACCACCGGCGTGCTCGTCCCCCCGCGCGACGCGCTCGCGCTCGCCCGGGCGGTCCGCAGCGTCGTCGACGACCCCGAGCACGCCGTCGAGCTGGGCACCGCCGCCCGGCGCCGCGCCGTGCGCCGGTACGGGTGGGACCGCGTCGCGCAGCAGACCGCACGCGTGTACCGGGAGCTTCTGTCCGCCGGCCGGGTGGCCCACGTCGTCGAGGAGCAGGCCGTATGA
- a CDS encoding glycosyltransferase encodes MRVLVWHVHGSWQTSFVAGPDEYLIPVVPDRGPDGRGRARTWTWPASAREVAPEALRAAEPDVVVLQRPHEIELLERWTGLRAGLDVPAVYVEHNTPAGPAATTRHPLADRSDIPVAHVTAFNALMWDCGRAPTTVVDHGVHDPGPLYTGERERVAVVVNEPVRRGRVAGTDLLVHAAGRVPVEVYGMGVLGLADLVPGLAGHLHDDVPQARMHARLAGARAYLHPFRWTSLGLALVEAMTIGMPVLALATTAAPEAVPPSAGVVSSDPDVLVSAARRWLHDPEEARAHGRAARAHALERFGLDRFLSDWQVLLKEVVR; translated from the coding sequence ATGAGGGTCCTCGTGTGGCACGTGCACGGCTCGTGGCAGACGTCGTTCGTCGCCGGCCCGGACGAGTACCTGATCCCCGTGGTGCCCGATCGCGGGCCGGACGGTCGCGGTCGCGCGCGGACCTGGACGTGGCCCGCGAGCGCCCGCGAGGTCGCCCCCGAGGCGCTGCGGGCGGCCGAGCCCGACGTCGTGGTGCTCCAGCGCCCGCACGAGATCGAGCTGCTCGAGCGCTGGACGGGGCTGCGCGCGGGGCTCGACGTGCCGGCGGTGTACGTCGAGCACAACACGCCCGCCGGCCCGGCGGCGACGACCCGGCACCCGCTCGCGGACCGCTCCGACATCCCCGTCGCGCACGTGACCGCGTTCAACGCGCTCATGTGGGACTGCGGGCGCGCACCGACCACGGTCGTCGACCACGGGGTGCACGACCCGGGCCCGCTGTACACCGGGGAGCGCGAGCGGGTCGCGGTCGTGGTGAACGAGCCCGTGCGGCGTGGGCGGGTCGCCGGGACCGACCTGCTGGTGCACGCCGCGGGGCGGGTCCCGGTCGAGGTGTACGGCATGGGGGTCCTGGGGCTCGCGGACCTGGTCCCGGGCCTCGCGGGCCACCTGCACGACGACGTCCCGCAGGCCCGGATGCACGCGCGGCTCGCCGGGGCACGCGCCTACCTGCACCCGTTCCGCTGGACGAGCCTCGGGCTCGCGCTCGTCGAGGCGATGACGATCGGCATGCCGGTGCTCGCGCTCGCGACGACGGCGGCGCCCGAGGCCGTCCCGCCGTCGGCCGGCGTCGTCAGCTCGGACCCCGACGTGCTCGTCTCGGCCGCACGCCGCTGGCTGCACGACCCCGAGGAGGCCCGCGCCCACGGCCGGGCCGCCCGCGCCCACGCGCTCGAGCGCTTCGGTCTCGACCGTTTCCTGTCCGACTGGCAAGTCCTGCTCAAGGAGGTCGTCCGATGA
- a CDS encoding glycosyltransferase family 9 protein encodes MSKVLAVRLDNVGDVLLTGPAVRALAATASGVDLLVSGSGEAAARLLPGVDEVLRFDAPWSGYRPPEFSTGAVQALLARLRAHQYDRAVVFTSDHQSPLPMALLARMAGIGWVGATSHDYPGALLDVRHPRPEGLHEVEAALGLARAAGGELAPGDDGRLRVREPLPPVADLVPDGPYVVVHPSASVPSRAPAPEHAAAMVAALTDAGWRVLVTGGASEHELAAQVAGSTGTPVAGRTDLHRLAALLAGAACVVTGNTGPAHLAAAVDTPVVSLFSPVVPAERWAPYGVPVRLLGDQGAACRGSRARECPVAGHPCLTGISPAEVVDAVAALVAAAAPHVPGSPSAVLAGASGAAGAAVAGAATGSALGAGVSA; translated from the coding sequence GTGAGCAAGGTCCTCGCGGTCCGCCTCGACAACGTCGGGGACGTCCTGCTGACGGGTCCGGCGGTCCGGGCCCTCGCCGCGACGGCGTCGGGCGTCGACCTGCTCGTGTCGGGGTCGGGCGAGGCCGCCGCACGGCTGCTGCCGGGCGTCGACGAGGTGCTGCGCTTCGACGCCCCGTGGAGCGGGTACCGGCCGCCGGAGTTCAGCACGGGCGCGGTCCAGGCGCTGCTCGCGCGCCTGCGCGCCCACCAGTACGACCGCGCCGTGGTGTTCACGTCCGACCACCAGAGCCCGCTGCCCATGGCGCTGCTCGCGCGGATGGCGGGCATCGGGTGGGTCGGCGCGACGAGCCACGACTACCCGGGGGCCCTGCTGGACGTGCGGCACCCGCGCCCCGAGGGGCTGCACGAGGTGGAGGCGGCGCTCGGGCTCGCGCGGGCGGCGGGCGGCGAGCTCGCCCCCGGCGACGACGGGCGCCTGCGGGTCCGGGAGCCGCTGCCCCCGGTCGCGGACCTCGTGCCCGACGGCCCGTACGTCGTGGTGCACCCGTCGGCGTCGGTGCCCTCGCGCGCGCCGGCACCGGAGCACGCCGCGGCGATGGTCGCGGCCCTGACCGACGCCGGCTGGCGGGTGCTGGTCACGGGCGGGGCGTCCGAGCACGAGCTCGCCGCCCAGGTCGCGGGCAGCACCGGGACGCCCGTCGCGGGCCGTACCGACCTGCACCGGCTCGCCGCTCTCCTCGCCGGTGCGGCGTGCGTCGTGACCGGCAACACCGGCCCGGCGCACCTCGCGGCCGCCGTCGACACACCCGTCGTCTCCCTGTTCTCCCCCGTCGTTCCCGCGGAGCGCTGGGCGCCCTACGGCGTCCCGGTCCGGCTGCTGGGCGACCAGGGGGCGGCGTGCCGGGGCTCCCGGGCGCGGGAGTGCCCCGTCGCGGGCCACCCGTGCCTGACCGGCATCTCCCCGGCCGAGGTCGTGGACGCGGTCGCCGCGCTGGTCGCCGCAGCTGCCCCGCACGTGCCGGGCAGCCCCTCGGCCGTCCTCGCCGGCGCCTCCGGGGCGGCGGGAGCCGCCGTCGCCGGCGCGGCCACCGGGTCCGCGCTCGGGGCGGGGGTGAGCGCATGA
- a CDS encoding HAD-IIIA family hydrolase, giving the protein MRAAYAVVVPTIGRPSLGVLLESLAAQRFGEDRPAPVEVVVCDDRSLEAAPGALVLPDLTGLDRAGVPVRVVRSGGRGPAAARNAGWRSVRAEWVVLLDDDVVLPADWSEHLAADLAAAGPDVAGIQARLRVPLPGHRRPTDWERNTAGLEGARWATADMAYRREVLERLGGFDERFPRAYREDADLALRARRQDWRLVRGSRATEHPVRPADPRVSVRVQAGARDDALMRALHGARWREEAETGRGRFAWHVATVGAGVCALGAAVLGRRGAAALAGAAWAALTADFARRRIAPGPARGEDGWLAERRTMVWTSVVIPAAAVRHRLAGALAHRAGAPPWPVPVQAVLFDRDGTLVHDVPYNGDPDRVRVVDDARAVLDDLRARGIKVGVVTNQSGLGRGLLTLAQVEAVEARIEAELGPFDVWVRCPHTPADGCTCRKPQPGLVLRAAARLGVSPAECVVVGDIGADVGAAIAAGAGAVLVPTPVTRPEEVAAAPLVAVSLTEAVALVRERLAGTTPPSPEQRTRAEHARTGAHAPRVPTGPAPASLSTVGGGDR; this is encoded by the coding sequence ATGAGGGCGGCGTACGCGGTCGTGGTCCCGACGATCGGGCGTCCGTCGCTCGGGGTGCTGCTGGAGAGCCTCGCGGCGCAGCGGTTCGGCGAGGACCGCCCGGCGCCCGTGGAGGTGGTGGTGTGCGACGACCGGTCGCTCGAGGCCGCCCCGGGGGCGCTCGTGCTGCCGGACCTGACGGGTCTGGACCGGGCGGGCGTGCCGGTGCGGGTCGTCCGCTCGGGCGGGCGGGGCCCGGCCGCGGCGCGCAACGCCGGGTGGCGCTCGGTGCGCGCGGAGTGGGTCGTGCTGCTCGACGACGACGTCGTGCTGCCCGCGGACTGGTCGGAGCACCTCGCCGCGGACCTCGCGGCGGCCGGGCCGGACGTCGCCGGCATCCAGGCGCGCCTGCGGGTCCCGCTGCCCGGGCACCGGCGCCCGACCGACTGGGAGCGGAACACCGCGGGGCTCGAGGGCGCGCGGTGGGCGACGGCCGACATGGCGTACCGGCGCGAGGTGCTCGAGCGGCTCGGCGGCTTCGACGAGCGGTTCCCGCGCGCGTACCGGGAGGACGCGGACCTGGCCCTGCGGGCACGGCGGCAGGACTGGCGGCTCGTGCGCGGGTCGCGCGCCACGGAGCACCCGGTGCGTCCGGCGGACCCGCGGGTCAGCGTGCGGGTCCAGGCGGGGGCGCGCGACGACGCGCTCATGCGGGCGCTGCACGGGGCCCGGTGGCGCGAGGAGGCCGAGACCGGGCGGGGGCGGTTCGCGTGGCACGTCGCGACCGTCGGCGCGGGGGTGTGCGCGCTCGGGGCGGCGGTCCTCGGGCGGCGCGGTGCCGCGGCGCTGGCGGGTGCGGCGTGGGCGGCGCTCACGGCGGACTTCGCGCGGCGCCGCATCGCGCCCGGGCCCGCGCGCGGCGAGGACGGCTGGCTCGCGGAGCGGCGGACGATGGTGTGGACGAGCGTCGTGATCCCCGCGGCGGCGGTGCGGCACCGGCTCGCGGGCGCCCTGGCGCACCGCGCCGGCGCGCCCCCGTGGCCGGTCCCGGTGCAGGCGGTGCTGTTCGACCGGGACGGCACTCTCGTGCACGACGTCCCCTACAACGGCGACCCCGACCGGGTGCGGGTCGTGGACGACGCGCGCGCGGTGCTCGACGACCTGCGCGCCCGCGGGATCAAGGTCGGGGTGGTGACGAACCAGTCCGGCCTCGGGCGCGGCCTGCTCACGCTCGCGCAGGTCGAGGCCGTCGAGGCGCGGATCGAGGCCGAGCTCGGGCCGTTCGACGTGTGGGTGCGCTGCCCGCACACCCCCGCCGACGGGTGCACGTGCCGCAAGCCGCAGCCGGGTCTCGTGCTGCGCGCCGCGGCGCGGCTCGGGGTCAGCCCCGCGGAGTGCGTCGTCGTCGGCGACATCGGCGCGGACGTCGGCGCCGCGATCGCCGCCGGGGCGGGTGCGGTGCTCGTGCCCACGCCGGTGACGCGGCCCGAGGAGGTCGCGGCAGCACCGCTCGTCGCCGTGAGCCTGACCGAGGCCGTGGCGCTGGTCCGCGAGCGCCTCGCCGGGACGACTCCCCCGTCCCCGGAGCAGCGCACCCGCGCGGAGCACGCCCGCACGGGAGCGCACGCCCCGCGGGTGCCGACCGGCCCCGCGCCGGCGTCGCTGTCGACGGTCGGCGGTGGTGACCGGTGA
- a CDS encoding carbamoyltransferase family protein, protein MRVLGVNAIYHDPSAALVVDGVTVAAAEEERFSRRKHGKRPVPFSAWELPELSMRWCLAEAGLKPQDLDAIAYSFDPGLVVPAEQLGLHDPWDHLRTTYAEKAPGFISTALGGEVDPALVRYVPHHVAHAASAALAAPHRDCSVLVLDGRGERASHLAGRYRGGRLEVLASQALPHSLGLLYESLTEHLGFLRSSDEYKVMALASYGKPRFLEELREVVHPTGDGGFVAEAPDWSRWAPRRVDDGTWGGDHADLACSVQARLEEVLVELARWIHEQTGDRVLAMAGGTALNCVANSRIWRETPFEDVWVQPAAGDAGTSLGAALQVAADGGEELAPMPGADLGRGWSDDDLAAWLRGAAVPFSEPADLGAEVADVLARNGVVAWFDGRSEFGPRALGHRSLLAHPGHAENLERLNDVKGREQFRPVAPMVLADRAEEIFTDGPIPSPYMLFVHSVRPAWRERIPAAVHVDGTARIQTVDPAVQPRLGATLRAFEARTGLPVVINTSLNTAGRPMVDDPRDALELFGSAPVDLLVVGPYLVRRSTMFARVGASAGVAAR, encoded by the coding sequence ATGCGCGTGCTCGGCGTCAACGCCATCTACCACGACCCCTCCGCAGCCCTCGTCGTCGACGGCGTCACCGTCGCCGCCGCCGAGGAGGAACGCTTCAGCCGGCGCAAGCACGGCAAGCGCCCCGTCCCGTTCTCCGCGTGGGAGCTGCCCGAGCTGTCGATGCGCTGGTGCCTCGCCGAGGCGGGCCTCAAGCCGCAGGACCTCGACGCGATCGCGTACTCGTTCGACCCGGGCCTCGTGGTCCCCGCCGAGCAGCTCGGCCTGCACGACCCGTGGGACCACCTGCGCACCACGTACGCCGAGAAGGCCCCCGGCTTCATCTCGACCGCGCTCGGCGGCGAGGTCGACCCCGCGCTCGTGCGGTACGTGCCGCACCACGTCGCGCACGCCGCGTCGGCCGCGCTGGCCGCCCCGCACCGCGACTGCAGCGTCCTCGTCCTCGACGGCCGCGGCGAGCGCGCGTCGCACCTCGCGGGCCGCTACCGCGGCGGACGCCTCGAGGTCCTCGCGAGCCAGGCCCTGCCGCACTCGCTCGGGCTGCTCTACGAGTCGCTCACCGAGCACCTCGGCTTCCTGCGCTCGAGCGACGAGTACAAGGTCATGGCGCTCGCGTCCTACGGCAAGCCGCGCTTCCTCGAGGAGCTGCGCGAGGTCGTGCACCCGACGGGTGACGGCGGGTTCGTCGCCGAGGCGCCCGACTGGTCGCGGTGGGCGCCCAGGCGGGTCGACGACGGCACCTGGGGCGGCGACCACGCCGACCTCGCGTGCTCCGTGCAGGCGCGCCTCGAGGAGGTCCTCGTCGAGCTCGCGCGCTGGATCCACGAGCAGACCGGTGACCGGGTGCTCGCGATGGCCGGCGGCACCGCGCTCAACTGCGTCGCGAACTCCCGGATCTGGCGCGAGACCCCGTTCGAGGACGTCTGGGTCCAGCCCGCCGCCGGGGACGCCGGCACGTCGCTCGGCGCGGCCCTGCAGGTCGCGGCCGACGGCGGCGAGGAGCTCGCGCCCATGCCGGGCGCCGACCTCGGGCGCGGGTGGAGCGACGACGACCTCGCCGCGTGGCTGCGGGGCGCGGCCGTCCCGTTCAGCGAGCCCGCCGACCTCGGCGCGGAGGTCGCCGACGTGCTGGCCCGCAACGGCGTGGTCGCCTGGTTCGACGGCCGCAGCGAGTTCGGCCCGCGAGCGCTCGGCCACCGGTCGCTGCTCGCGCACCCGGGGCACGCGGAGAACCTCGAGCGCCTGAACGACGTGAAGGGCCGCGAGCAGTTCCGCCCCGTCGCACCGATGGTGCTCGCGGACCGCGCGGAGGAGATCTTCACGGACGGGCCGATCCCGAGCCCGTACATGCTGTTCGTGCACAGCGTCCGCCCGGCGTGGCGGGAGCGGATCCCGGCGGCGGTGCACGTCGACGGGACGGCGCGCATCCAGACGGTGGACCCGGCGGTGCAGCCGCGCCTGGGCGCGACGCTGCGGGCGTTCGAGGCCCGCACGGGGCTGCCGGTCGTGATCAACACGAGCCTGAACACCGCGGGGCGCCCGATGGTGGACGACCCGCGGGACGCGCTCGAGCTGTTCGGGTCGGCGCCCGTGGACCTGCTGGTGGTGGGCCCGTACCTGGTGCGGCGCTCGACGATGTTCGCGCGCGTGGGGGCGTCCGCCGGGGTGGCCGCCCGATGA
- a CDS encoding GAF and ANTAR domain-containing protein, whose protein sequence is MDRTVERAHAITELHTLLLEAAGVEEFVEGVAQAAAARIRPDAHVAIMLKRQGRPTGVASSDERAAQCDEVEFAANEGPCLTSADTGERIVIQELERGDERWPAWADAARQAGFRSAAAIPRAVREGVDIAINLYSEEPGAWDDDALATADMYADEVARTLRLCLRSADQAEINEDLKAALASRAVIDQAMGVIMAENRCSSEEAFRILRNASQNRNLKLRDVAASLIENVTGVAPQPGTEFAERRPTP, encoded by the coding sequence ATGGACCGGACCGTCGAGCGCGCGCACGCGATCACCGAGCTGCACACGCTGCTGCTCGAGGCGGCGGGCGTGGAGGAGTTCGTCGAGGGCGTCGCGCAGGCCGCGGCGGCGCGCATCCGGCCCGACGCGCACGTCGCGATCATGCTCAAGCGGCAGGGGCGGCCCACCGGCGTGGCCAGCAGCGACGAGCGTGCCGCGCAGTGCGACGAGGTCGAGTTCGCCGCGAACGAGGGCCCGTGCCTGACGTCCGCGGACACCGGCGAGCGGATCGTGATCCAGGAGCTCGAGCGCGGCGACGAGCGCTGGCCCGCGTGGGCCGACGCCGCCCGGCAGGCCGGGTTCCGGTCGGCCGCCGCGATCCCCCGCGCGGTGCGCGAGGGCGTCGACATCGCGATCAACCTGTACTCCGAGGAGCCGGGCGCGTGGGACGACGACGCGCTCGCCACCGCCGACATGTACGCCGACGAGGTCGCCCGCACCCTGCGGCTGTGCCTGCGCTCGGCGGACCAGGCGGAGATCAACGAGGACCTCAAGGCCGCGCTCGCCTCGCGCGCCGTGATCGACCAGGCGATGGGCGTCATCATGGCGGAGAACCGCTGCTCGTCCGAGGAGGCGTTCCGGATCCTGCGCAACGCGTCCCAGAACCGCAACCTCAAGCTCCGTGACGTCGCCGCGTCCCTCATCGAGAACGTCACCGGCGTCGCCCCGCAGCCCGGCACCGAGTTCGCGGAGCGCCGTCCGACGCCCTGA
- a CDS encoding ABC transporter substrate-binding protein encodes MSTRRVGLCGTVAAAGVLALAACASGSGEPTQAEVTYGSDAAMSGELTVMGFGTGDDVAQVRYDRATEELGDDVDVSLVEGDLDIQAFLSAVAAGDPPDLVYANRDQIGTFASRGAILPLTDCIAAEDVDTGQFREAASGQVTFDGEVYALPEFNQVQVTMADSSLLSAAGLGIEAVNGSDWDAVTQATSALVRRDGGALSVIGFDSKLPEFFPLWAKSNGADLLSDDARTAQLDSPEALEALELAVAVYDAQGGFPAVKAFRDSADFFGEGNQFATHTLGAMPMENWYVNVLNEVSPDATLAFDTFRTREGEPLAFATGSAWAIPAGSPNAAAACRFAATMVEQDSWLAAAQARADARAESGQVFTGLLTGNADADEEIRSTLVEPSGSPVWDQAVEAVYEANENTFSLPANPADAEFKAAWQDGVNRVLNGQQEPAEALAQAQEEAQEALDDAWAEWDERSDG; translated from the coding sequence ATGAGCACGCGACGGGTTGGACTGTGCGGGACGGTGGCGGCGGCCGGGGTGCTCGCGCTCGCCGCGTGCGCGTCGGGCAGCGGGGAGCCGACGCAGGCCGAGGTGACGTACGGGTCGGACGCCGCGATGAGCGGCGAGCTCACGGTGATGGGGTTCGGGACCGGCGACGACGTGGCGCAGGTGCGCTACGACCGTGCCACGGAGGAGCTCGGCGACGACGTCGACGTCTCGCTCGTCGAGGGCGACCTCGACATCCAGGCGTTCCTCTCCGCGGTCGCGGCCGGAGACCCGCCGGACCTGGTGTACGCGAACCGCGACCAGATCGGCACGTTCGCCTCGCGCGGGGCGATCCTCCCGCTGACCGACTGCATCGCCGCGGAGGACGTCGACACCGGCCAGTTCCGGGAGGCCGCGTCGGGCCAGGTCACGTTCGACGGCGAGGTGTACGCGCTGCCGGAGTTCAACCAGGTGCAGGTCACGATGGCGGACTCCTCGCTGCTGTCCGCGGCCGGGCTCGGCATCGAGGCCGTCAACGGGTCCGACTGGGACGCGGTCACGCAGGCCACGTCGGCGCTGGTCCGCCGCGACGGCGGGGCGCTGTCCGTGATCGGCTTCGACTCCAAGCTGCCCGAGTTCTTCCCGCTGTGGGCCAAGTCCAACGGCGCGGACCTGCTGTCCGACGACGCGCGCACCGCCCAGCTGGACTCCCCGGAGGCGCTCGAGGCGCTCGAGCTCGCGGTCGCCGTGTACGACGCGCAGGGCGGGTTCCCCGCGGTGAAGGCGTTCCGCGACTCCGCGGACTTCTTCGGCGAGGGCAACCAGTTCGCGACGCACACCCTCGGGGCGATGCCGATGGAGAACTGGTACGTCAACGTCCTCAACGAGGTCTCCCCGGACGCGACGCTCGCGTTCGACACGTTCCGCACCCGTGAGGGCGAGCCGCTGGCGTTCGCGACGGGCTCGGCGTGGGCCATCCCGGCGGGCAGCCCGAACGCGGCGGCGGCGTGCCGGTTCGCGGCGACGATGGTCGAGCAGGACAGCTGGCTCGCGGCCGCGCAGGCCCGCGCCGACGCGCGCGCCGAGTCGGGCCAGGTCTTCACGGGCCTGCTGACCGGCAACGCGGACGCCGACGAGGAGATCCGCTCGACGCTCGTCGAGCCGTCCGGCTCCCCGGTGTGGGACCAGGCGGTCGAGGCGGTGTACGAGGCGAACGAGAACACGTTCTCGCTGCCCGCGAACCCGGCCGACGCCGAGTTCAAGGCGGCGTGGCAGGACGGCGTGAACCGCGTGCTCAACGGCCAGCAGGAGCCGGCCGAGGCGCTCGCGCAGGCGCAGGAGGAGGCGCAGGAGGCGCTCGACGACGCCTGGGCCGAGTGGGACGAGCGGTCGGACGGCTGA
- a CDS encoding carbohydrate ABC transporter permease encodes MTTTTAAPVAAGPVAPTRTARARSRRNLWSALLFLSPWIVGFLVFTLWPVLYSAYLSLTDYDVINDPRFIGLENYRDMAADPKIALALTNTVVYTVLAVPLHVVGALGLALLLERAGRSSGFFRTAFFLPKMTPPVAVGVLVLLLFNGQNGLVNEALGAVGVQGPYWTTDQAWIKPALVLMSMWTIGSTVIILLAALRQVPSELYDAARVDGAGFWRRTFAVTVPMISGTLFFVVVVNTIAAFQMFTEAYTAFFGSGNTTYANEAALFYVIYLFQQGFENLNMGYASAMAWLLFVIILAVTLVQLAVSKRVVYYEGDQK; translated from the coding sequence GTGACGACCACGACGGCCGCCCCGGTGGCCGCGGGTCCCGTCGCGCCCACCCGCACCGCGCGGGCCCGGTCGCGGCGCAACCTGTGGTCCGCCCTGCTGTTCCTGAGCCCGTGGATCGTCGGGTTCCTCGTCTTCACGCTGTGGCCGGTGCTGTACTCCGCGTACCTGTCACTGACGGACTACGACGTGATCAACGACCCGCGGTTCATCGGGCTCGAGAACTACCGCGACATGGCCGCCGACCCGAAGATCGCGCTCGCCCTGACGAACACGGTCGTCTACACGGTGCTCGCCGTCCCGCTGCACGTGGTCGGCGCGCTCGGGCTCGCGCTGCTGCTCGAGCGGGCCGGGCGGTCCTCCGGGTTCTTCCGCACCGCGTTCTTCCTGCCCAAGATGACCCCGCCCGTCGCCGTGGGCGTGCTCGTGCTGCTGCTGTTCAACGGGCAGAACGGGCTGGTCAACGAGGCGCTCGGCGCGGTCGGCGTCCAGGGCCCGTACTGGACGACGGACCAGGCGTGGATCAAGCCCGCGCTCGTGCTCATGAGCATGTGGACGATCGGGTCGACCGTCATCATCCTGCTCGCGGCCCTGCGCCAGGTGCCGTCCGAGCTGTACGACGCGGCACGGGTCGACGGCGCCGGGTTCTGGCGCCGGACGTTCGCGGTCACCGTGCCGATGATCTCGGGGACGCTGTTCTTCGTCGTCGTGGTCAACACGATCGCCGCGTTCCAGATGTTCACCGAGGCGTACACCGCGTTCTTCGGCTCAGGGAACACCACGTACGCGAACGAGGCGGCGCTGTTCTACGTCATCTACCTGTTCCAGCAGGGCTTCGAGAACCTCAACATGGGGTACGCCTCGGCGATGGCGTGGCTGCTGTTCGTGATCATCCTCGCGGTGACGCTCGTGCAGCTCGCGGTCTCCAAGCGCGTCGTCTACTACGAGGGGGACCAGAAGTGA